The window TTATTTTCTGAGGAGGTTGAGCAACTCCACAGTTGAATGAGTAGTAAAAATAAAAGCGTTAATCGCCTTGGGTTTATTGTCAGCATATATAAAACTAAATTTTTTAGTTTCAATTAGAAAATCAAACCAAAGTACAAAAAATATGGGGCAAGGCATTTAAATTTTAAAATTTAGTGCCTACGACTACTGTTTTTTTGATGTGCTGCACATGGCCTCCTGGATGAATAAGTTCTGCAGAAACTATATAATAGCCAACCCCTACCTTTTCTCCTTGTTCATTGGTGCCGTCCCAAGTATAAAAACCATTGGCTGCCCAGAGTTCATTTTGACACAATAACTTTACCTCGAGACCGGAAGCAGCAAATATCCTTAAAGTAGCCTGATAATTGGGCTGGTCCATTTTATAGGAAATGGTGGTAAACGGCTGTTCTCCTGTAGCATCTGGAATAAATATTTTGGGGGATATCGTCAATCCTACCCCTCCGGTATTTCCATCATAAACCTGGGAGTTTTTATAGCCCGGTGTGGCATGGTTATCAGCCACAGCCGCAGAATGCCAGTTTTTAGGATCATTTACCTCCTCTCCACTAGCATATCTTTCCAAAGACACACCTTTGACATCCCTCAAAAAGCCGTGGTGATAATCTTCATCATAATCGAATCTTTGTGGCCAATTTTCTTCAGGGTCAAGTAAAATGACCGAGCCTGAACGAATAGGGTAACTTGGTAAACTCATTTCTAGAAAATTGCTGTTTACTGCCTTTGGAAAATAAGTACGGAGGCTTTGACTGTCGGTGGTAAGTACCAAATAAGTAAATGGGTCAATAATAAAATCATCCGAAGCTAGTATTTTTCTGTTGTCAATTTCTCCGTTAGAAAAGTTGGCCAATTTCCAGTTTTTGAGGTTGATTAACTTACTAGAATTGTTGTAAATTTCTACAAACTTGGGAGCCCCCGTTGGGGGATTGAAAAGTACTTCATTCAAAACAACGTCTCCTTCCTCAGGATTGCCGGGTATTTTTACCAAAGCCTTATTATTATCTAAGAGATTTCCTGAACAATCTCTCCAGTTGTCAACCGTAATTTCATAAGCTTGGTTTTCCTCCAAATGTTCTTCAAGATGGAGAATCCATTGTAAAGGATCATTTGGATCCTGATAAACATTACTGATTTTAACGGTAGGAACAATCTTAAAATTGGCCCTATTTTCGGTTTCATGAGCAGAGGGTTTTGAAAATTGTAAAAGGATTTGGTTGCCGGCGCTGACCAGGGAACCAAGTAGTTGAGGAGAACTGCGGTCAGGACTATCGTCAAAGACTGAATTAATGAAGCCGGGAGTTCCTTTGGCTTCAATACTAGCCGGTGCATAATTGCTAGGTCCCTCGCAGGTAGACCAAGGGTTTATCAACTCCCAGCTATAACCATTAGTAAGCACTTCACTCGCAAGTGGCAACTCCGGATGATAGCTCATCTTGTCTACAAGTTCTTCCTTTTGATTCAATAGGGAAATTTCGTCCCCTCCATTAAGCAGGGTGGGCCAATGGCTTAGGCCGATTACCTTTCCATATTTGCTAAAGGTTGCTTCAGAAGACGCCGGACAAAGGATAATATATTCTCCGGGTTTCATTTCTGTTCGGGCCAAAACACTTTTTGTCCTTGAATTGGCCAATTGCATGCCACCCAAATTAAAGGTACTGTCCGTAGGATTAAATATTTCTATATATTCAGCATTAGGTAAGCTATTCCCCTCCTTTGGAGCAGGCATGACCTCATTGATCAGGATATCTTTATACCCCGCTACTGTTATTTCCTTGTAAAAGAAATCAAATTCAATTGGGGCAATCTCATTGCCGTCTAAATCCTCAAGCTGTTGGACGTGCAAAGTGAGGGCTAGGTTGTTTGTCCAAGTGGATTCAAAGGATAGTATTACCAGCTTCCCGTTCTCCTCTAGGGTTACTGTGTGAGGGTTTTGTTCGGAAATACTGTAAAACTGTGGCACAATGGCCAACACCGGATCCAAAGCTTTATCAAAATACAAAGCTAATTGATTTTCAGGAAGAACGACTACTTCCAAAAGTTGAGGTGCTGAAGGATTCCAAGAAATTGTCCTCTGGCTACCCGGTAGAATTTGCTGATTTTTCTGTTTCCTGGGAGGAATTTTTAAGGTTAATTGATGGCCTTGTGGCAGCGGAGGAGAAATCAATATTTGGATTTGTTTTTGATAGGACTGATTTAAAAAGGGTTCCGGTTTAAAGTTTTCTTCTAGGAATGAAAATGGTTCAAGCCAAGGTAGCTCTTCCAAGGCCAATTCATGGTTTATCATGATTTGCTGATTGTTCTCTAGCCATATTTCATGAATGCCGTCATTATAGTCCAGTACGGTTTGAAATAAATAATCCGAATTATCAGCCACAACTTGTTCCGATTCTACTTGGACAGTTATATTTTCTCCGTGCTTCAAGGCTGTATTCAATTTTAATTTGACCTGATAAGGGTTAACCTGAATCACATCCAGAGGAGGTTGGCCTTGAACCAAATATTGCGCGCTAAAGAGAACAGTACTTGGTTCGTAAAACCTTGAGAAAAATATCAGTACGGATTCCGCATCCCAAATCGTAGCTTCTGTTACATAAAGTAGCCGGTTATCCACGGAAAAATGAAGCGCTTTCCCAAGCTCCCCATTTTTGCTACTTACAGTGGGAAGGTTTATGGAGAGTAATCCCACTACCCAAGCCTCTTCATTGAATACGGTTATTTTTTCCCCACCATCACTAAGTCCAAACATAGAAAATAATTGGTTATTAATTAGTAATGAATCCGGTGAAGCGATACTTTTACTTAAACTGATTACCAAAGAATAGGGATTCGTAAGATATGCTGTATCAATTATTGGTGGGAGGGTATCCCAAATAAATTGGCGTTTTATCGGCTCTTCCAACTTTTTCCCATACAGGTCTTCAAGGCCATCAATGTTTACATGGTAGGCTGCACCGGTGATCCATTCGAAAGTAAACGAAAGAAGAACCTGATTCTCATTTGTCATTTGCAATGCATAAGGAGCTTCATTCATTTCCACTATGCTATATACCTGAGACAATAGAGCCCGTTCGGGATCCAATGCTTTGTTGAAGGTTAATAAAAGACTGTTATTGTCTGGAATTTCCAGATTTTCCAGTTCAATTGGTCTTGTGTCTCGAACATAGGTTTTTTGCAAAGTAATCCTGTCCTTTCCATCGCTGTCTACCATATTTTGCACAAGCAATTGTTGCGCTTTGTTTTCGGGAAATTCTGCATCAAAAAACAAAATATAAGCATTTGTTTCCTCAGGATCCTTCAAAACCTTTATAGGATGCATTTGACTTTCTCCTGCCAGATAATTTTCCTGATTTGTTGCAGATTCCTCACTGATTTTTGCAGAGTAAATTACCTTCAAACTATTGGGTGAAAGCATCATAACTGTATCCAAAACATCTTCCCAAACAAAGAAAATGGTATCAATATGCATCTGATTTCCTGACTGGTCGGCAATATTGCTAAGGCTTAAGCTATAGGTTTCACCCAATAGCAGTGGCTTTGAAAGACCGATTTGAACTACATTGGCTGCTTTTTCTGAAACAGCAGGAATGAAAGCTATCTCAGCCTGTGAGATTAATTGATAGTTCGATGGTTTGCTTGCAGAAATAGGGTCAACAGCTTCGTTAAATTCCACAACTATGGTTGATTCATCTATTCCACCAACCTTTTTAGCCTTTGGTGGTTGACCGTCATAGACAAAAGTAATTGTGTTTTCACCCAAAGGGAGGGCATAGCAATCCAGCAAACTTTGGACCGATAGGGTATAGGATTCTCCTGATAGCATGGGGCTGCTGAGCTGAAGAAGCATGAAATTTTGACGATGCTCCAGAATACGCGTTGCTTGATCATTAAGAGAAATCTTGGTGGCTGTTGCCAAGACAGATGGAAGTATTTTGGAAAAGGAAAGTTGAATTTGTAGGGAGGACAAAGTTTTAATTTCAAGAATTTCAAAAATTCTTTGATCGGCAACTTCACTAAACCGATTGTTAGTTTTCCCTGGTGTACCGCCTTCTGCTGCAGCAGAAGCTTTCCAATTGGAAGGGTCATTACAGTCGAGAAATGGGTTAATACGCTCAATGGACCAACCACCTTTTTCTTTTTCCTTATCGGCATAGAGGGATTGATCATAACTTAAACTATCTATCAGGTTTCCAAAGCCATCATTTAATAGAATTTCTCCAGCGCTGTTGACAAGGGTCGGGAACGCCTCCATGCCGGCCACCTTTCCAAAATGCTGAAACAATTCCTGATGGGGGGCGGCACAAAGGATCAAGTGTTCCTGAGGCTGAATAAGGATTTGAGGAATTG of the Cyclobacterium marinum DSM 745 genome contains:
- a CDS encoding lamin tail domain-containing protein, coding for MKTSVLIWNFIAFTLFGFSNFCLGQTNSKQDFETEFNIANYPDEFLSGWSANQIRSGKSRVFQASAEGIADSQALAIQTTSTFNAQIYIKTLTVGLKKPTISFWAKTGENGSGNRPVLVYLSYSTDQGKNFSARNQIGSNTTFLNKDTPYREYKQPIPEIYWHTEDLTLKLEVDYGEGSGTAARLFLDDFNIGTAEEKSAALNAKIIPTANDSSLLLDFDQEVSLISEIATLSANYGQPFSITQPQSNQLLLHFDDYIYNNDYRLLFKEIKSLQSDLVFTDWSISFDHQKATPEGTLVINEIMPDPNPKGLIPENPILPNAEFIEIFNQTEKAIKLSNFTYNDATIPQILIQPQEHLILCAAPHQELFQHFGKVAGMEAFPTLVNSAGEILLNDGFGNLIDSLSYDQSLYADKEKEKGGWSIERINPFLDCNDPSNWKASAAAEGGTPGKTNNRFSEVADQRIFEILEIKTLSSLQIQLSFSKILPSVLATATKISLNDQATRILEHRQNFMLLQLSSPMLSGESYTLSVQSLLDCYALPLGENTITFVYDGQPPKAKKVGGIDESTIVVEFNEAVDPISASKPSNYQLISQAEIAFIPAVSEKAANVVQIGLSKPLLLGETYSLSLSNIADQSGNQMHIDTIFFVWEDVLDTVMMLSPNSLKVIYSAKISEESATNQENYLAGESQMHPIKVLKDPEETNAYILFFDAEFPENKAQQLLVQNMVDSDGKDRITLQKTYVRDTRPIELENLEIPDNNSLLLTFNKALDPERALLSQVYSIVEMNEAPYALQMTNENQVLLSFTFEWITGAAYHVNIDGLEDLYGKKLEEPIKRQFIWDTLPPIIDTAYLTNPYSLVISLSKSIASPDSLLINNQLFSMFGLSDGGEKITVFNEEAWVVGLLSINLPTVSSKNGELGKALHFSVDNRLLYVTEATIWDAESVLIFFSRFYEPSTVLFSAQYLVQGQPPLDVIQVNPYQVKLKLNTALKHGENITVQVESEQVVADNSDYLFQTVLDYNDGIHEIWLENNQQIMINHELALEELPWLEPFSFLEENFKPEPFLNQSYQKQIQILISPPLPQGHQLTLKIPPRKQKNQQILPGSQRTISWNPSAPQLLEVVVLPENQLALYFDKALDPVLAIVPQFYSISEQNPHTVTLEENGKLVILSFESTWTNNLALTLHVQQLEDLDGNEIAPIEFDFFYKEITVAGYKDILINEVMPAPKEGNSLPNAEYIEIFNPTDSTFNLGGMQLANSRTKSVLARTEMKPGEYIILCPASSEATFSKYGKVIGLSHWPTLLNGGDEISLLNQKEELVDKMSYHPELPLASEVLTNGYSWELINPWSTCEGPSNYAPASIEAKGTPGFINSVFDDSPDRSSPQLLGSLVSAGNQILLQFSKPSAHETENRANFKIVPTVKISNVYQDPNDPLQWILHLEEHLEENQAYEITVDNWRDCSGNLLDNNKALVKIPGNPEEGDVVLNEVLFNPPTGAPKFVEIYNNSSKLINLKNWKLANFSNGEIDNRKILASDDFIIDPFTYLVLTTDSQSLRTYFPKAVNSNFLEMSLPSYPIRSGSVILLDPEENWPQRFDYDEDYHHGFLRDVKGVSLERYASGEEVNDPKNWHSAAVADNHATPGYKNSQVYDGNTGGVGLTISPKIFIPDATGEQPFTTISYKMDQPNYQATLRIFAASGLEVKLLCQNELWAANGFYTWDGTNEQGEKVGVGYYIVSAELIHPGGHVQHIKKTVVVGTKF